The Prevotella fusca JCM 17724 genome includes a window with the following:
- a CDS encoding winged helix-turn-helix domain-containing protein gives MTEKKEVKSAPKAAKKATTKKAPAKKAVAAVAINAENVGFKAGDVYNALAAEAKALTVAEIAKAAKISSEEVYLGIGWLFKEGKIKDEEGKVTLA, from the coding sequence ATGACAGAAAAGAAAGAAGTTAAGTCTGCTCCTAAAGCAGCAAAGAAAGCCACAACAAAGAAGGCTCCTGCCAAGAAAGCAGTTGCAGCTGTAGCTATCAATGCAGAGAATGTCGGCTTCAAGGCTGGCGATGTTTACAATGCACTTGCTGCTGAGGCTAAGGCTCTCACGGTTGCTGAGATTGCAAAGGCTGCAAAGATCAGCTCTGAGGAGGTTTATCTTGGTATTGGTTGGCTCTTCAAAGAGGGCAAGATTAAGGATGAAGAAGGAAAGGTTACTCTTGCTTAA
- a CDS encoding mannose-1-phosphate guanylyltransferase gives MAQTDNHLVIMAGGVGSRFWPMSTTDCPKQFIDVLGVGKSLIQLTYDRFAGVVPSDNVWVVTNQKYVGLVHEQLPDIPVNHILSEPCRRNTAPCVAYVSWRIKKENPKANIVVSPSDHIVVNDTEFRRVITNCLKFTAETDAIVTLGMKPTRPETGYGYIQADLSTASARNREIYRVDQFREKPDLETAERYIKQNNFFWNAGIFIWSASTIVNAFRIYQPSVARVFERIMDVLGTADEQRVIDEVYPECENISVDYAIMEKAEEIFVCPADFGWSDLGTWGSLLAQTQHDIYGNTVIGNDVHLFDSKNCIVHTTEERKVVIQGLDGYIVAEQDGKLLICRLSEEQRLKQFTGEG, from the coding sequence ATGGCACAAACAGATAATCATCTTGTCATTATGGCAGGCGGAGTTGGCAGTAGATTCTGGCCGATGAGTACAACGGATTGCCCTAAGCAGTTCATTGACGTTTTGGGGGTTGGTAAATCGCTCATACAATTGACGTATGACCGTTTTGCTGGTGTTGTTCCATCAGATAACGTCTGGGTTGTTACTAATCAGAAGTATGTTGGTCTGGTTCATGAGCAGCTGCCGGATATTCCTGTAAACCACATCTTGAGTGAGCCATGTCGTCGTAACACAGCACCTTGCGTGGCGTATGTAAGCTGGCGCATCAAGAAAGAGAATCCCAAAGCAAATATTGTAGTCTCTCCCAGTGATCATATTGTTGTGAATGATACAGAGTTCAGACGTGTTATTACAAACTGTCTGAAGTTTACTGCTGAGACTGATGCTATTGTAACATTGGGAATGAAACCTACACGTCCCGAAACTGGCTATGGCTATATTCAGGCAGACCTGTCAACCGCTTCTGCCCGAAACCGTGAGATATACCGTGTTGACCAGTTCCGTGAAAAGCCTGATTTAGAGACGGCTGAGCGTTATATAAAGCAGAATAACTTTTTCTGGAATGCAGGAATCTTTATATGGAGTGCCTCAACTATTGTAAATGCTTTCCGTATTTATCAGCCGAGTGTAGCCCGTGTCTTTGAGCGTATTATGGATGTTCTTGGTACTGCAGACGAGCAGCGTGTCATAGATGAGGTTTATCCAGAATGTGAGAATATATCAGTCGACTATGCCATTATGGAGAAGGCTGAGGAAATCTTCGTCTGTCCTGCAGACTTTGGTTGGAGCGATTTAGGTACATGGGGCTCTCTGCTTGCACAGACACAGCACGACATTTATGGTAACACTGTTATCGGAAATGATGTACATCTCTTCGACAGTAAGAACTGTATCGTTCATACTACGGAGGAACGCAAGGTCGTTATCCAGGGACTCGATGGCTATATTGTTGCTGAGCAAGATGGCAAGTTGCTTATCTGTCGTCTTTCAGAGGAACAGCGATTGAAGCAGTTTACAGGAGAAGGATGA
- the pyrI gene encoding aspartate carbamoyltransferase regulatory subunit produces MSKKERLVAAIESGTVIDHIPAEKTFQVVNLLQLQKLSTPVTIGYNFSSKMVGTKGIIKVSNKFFTDDEISRLSVVAPNVVLNIINDYEVVEKKKVVTPDELRSIVKCNNPKCITNNEPMSTIFHVVDKEHGILKCHYCDKEQEMEKVELV; encoded by the coding sequence ACCGTTATAGACCATATTCCAGCTGAAAAGACCTTTCAGGTAGTAAACCTTTTACAGCTCCAGAAGCTCTCCACACCTGTCACCATCGGCTATAACTTCTCATCGAAGATGGTAGGCACAAAGGGAATCATCAAGGTAAGCAACAAGTTCTTCACTGATGATGAAATTTCCCGTCTGTCGGTCGTGGCACCGAACGTGGTGTTGAACATCATTAATGACTATGAAGTGGTAGAGAAGAAGAAGGTGGTGACGCCGGATGAGCTTCGGAGCATTGTAAAATGCAATAACCCGAAGTGTATCACCAATAACGAACCCATGAGCACCATCTTCCATGTCGTTGACAAGGAACATGGCATTCTCAAATGCCATTACTGCGACAAAGAACAGGAAATGGAGAAAGTGGAACTGGTGTAG
- a CDS encoding esterase-like activity of phytase family protein has protein sequence MTMNLKLRISLFFLFSPLVILAQAPQLVRVNRQHHFQSIVPKGNYSGLTWLGGDSYAVVSDKTPESGFFVFHMQMDSVSGDITEVRFEGFRSSGEANHDEEGIAFFQKDSTLLISREADNRILEYGMNGKQTGRGLAVPSVFSTATPLYGFEALTYNAQTHRFWTTSESTLKADGLQADSKNKVKNRLRLQSFDEAFMPQEQYAYLMDAADSHPSASNYVMGVASMAALDDGRLLVLEREFLVKPSKLGSFVINKIFCVNPAQSVPVSLEKELDSDSPYMEKNLLVEWKTSLTLFRQDLANYEGMCLGPRLVDGSQVIVLCADSQNQYGGVLRDWFRTIVIR, from the coding sequence ATGACGATGAATCTTAAATTAAGAATTAGCCTTTTCTTTCTCTTTTCCCCACTTGTAATCCTTGCGCAGGCTCCACAGCTTGTCCGGGTTAATCGACAGCATCATTTTCAGAGTATAGTTCCAAAGGGAAATTACAGTGGACTGACGTGGCTGGGAGGTGATTCTTATGCTGTTGTTTCCGACAAGACACCGGAAAGTGGCTTTTTCGTCTTTCATATGCAGATGGATTCTGTCAGTGGGGATATTACCGAGGTACGCTTTGAGGGTTTTCGTTCTTCAGGAGAGGCGAATCATGATGAGGAAGGAATCGCTTTTTTCCAAAAGGACAGTACATTGTTAATCTCCCGTGAGGCGGATAACAGAATTCTGGAATATGGAATGAATGGTAAGCAGACGGGCAGGGGGCTGGCTGTACCATCCGTCTTCAGTACTGCGACGCCGCTATATGGTTTTGAAGCATTGACATATAATGCCCAGACACACCGTTTCTGGACAACTTCTGAAAGTACACTGAAGGCAGATGGCTTACAGGCTGATTCTAAGAATAAAGTGAAGAACCGTCTTCGTTTGCAGAGTTTTGATGAGGCTTTTATGCCCCAGGAACAGTATGCTTATCTGATGGATGCTGCAGATAGTCATCCTTCTGCATCTAATTATGTGATGGGAGTAGCGTCAATGGCAGCATTGGATGATGGCAGATTACTTGTGTTGGAGCGTGAATTTTTGGTGAAGCCGAGTAAGTTAGGTTCCTTTGTCATTAATAAAATCTTTTGCGTTAATCCTGCGCAGTCTGTACCAGTCAGCCTGGAAAAGGAACTTGATTCAGACAGTCCTTACATGGAGAAGAACTTGCTCGTGGAGTGGAAGACCTCATTGACATTATTCCGTCAGGACCTTGCAAACTATGAGGGAATGTGTCTCGGTCCACGCCTTGTAGACGGAAGTCAGGTTATTGTCCTCTGTGCCGATAGCCAGAATCAGTATGGTGGTGTTCTTCGCGACTGGTTCCGCACGATTGTGATTCGTTGA
- the aspS gene encoding aspartate--tRNA ligase gives MYRTNTCGELRLSDAGKEVTLAGWVQRARKMGGMTFVDLRDRYGITQLVFNEADDAALCGEANKLGREYCIQVKGVVSERQSKNSKIPTGDIEIIAKELNVLSVSDTPPFTIEDNTDGGDDLRMKYRYLDLRREAVRKNMELRHRMTILIRNFLDSEKFMEVETPILIGSTPEGARDFVVPSRMNPGQFYALPQSPQTLKQLLMVAGFDRYFQIAKCFRDEDLRADRQPEFTQIDCEMSFVDQDDVINLFEEMARHLFREIRGVELPKLEQMKWHDAMKRFGSDKPDLRFGMEFVELMDDLKGTGSFSVFDEAAYIGGIVVPGCAEYSRKQLNELTDFVKRPQIGAQGLVFIKYNADGTVKSSIDKFYTEEQLLKVKETTGAKDGDLVLILSGDNINKTRVQLCALRLEMGDRLGLRDKNVFKCLWIVDFPLFEWSDEEQRLMATHHPFTMPHPDDIPLLDEHPERVRAKAYDFVCNGIEVGGGSLRIHDTKLQERMFEVLGFTPERAKAQFGFLMNAFKYGAPPHAGLAFGLDRFVSIMAGLDSIRDCIAFPKNNSGRDVMLDAPSVIDQKQLDELEIKLDLKE, from the coding sequence ATGTATAGAACAAATACTTGTGGAGAGCTGCGCCTTTCGGATGCAGGCAAGGAAGTGACCCTCGCTGGCTGGGTACAGCGTGCACGTAAAATGGGAGGTATGACCTTTGTCGATCTCCGTGACCGCTATGGTATCACCCAGTTGGTTTTCAACGAGGCAGACGATGCTGCCCTTTGTGGTGAAGCCAACAAGTTAGGACGTGAATACTGCATTCAGGTGAAGGGTGTTGTCAGTGAACGTCAGAGTAAGAACAGTAAGATTCCTACAGGTGATATTGAGATTATCGCTAAGGAGCTGAACGTGCTCAGTGTTTCTGATACCCCTCCTTTCACAATTGAAGACAATACAGACGGTGGTGATGACCTCCGCATGAAATACCGTTATCTTGATCTTCGCCGTGAGGCTGTCCGTAAGAATATGGAACTGCGCCACCGCATGACAATTCTTATCCGTAACTTCCTCGATTCAGAGAAGTTCATGGAGGTGGAGACTCCTATCCTTATTGGTTCTACGCCTGAGGGGGCACGTGACTTCGTTGTGCCTTCACGTATGAATCCCGGTCAGTTCTATGCACTTCCCCAGAGTCCGCAGACCCTGAAGCAGCTCTTGATGGTAGCAGGTTTCGACCGTTACTTCCAGATTGCAAAGTGTTTCCGTGATGAAGACCTGCGTGCTGACCGTCAGCCGGAGTTTACACAGATTGACTGTGAGATGTCATTTGTTGACCAGGATGATGTTATCAATCTGTTTGAAGAGATGGCTCGTCATCTTTTCCGTGAGATTCGTGGTGTAGAGCTGCCGAAGCTCGAGCAGATGAAGTGGCACGATGCTATGAAACGCTTTGGTTCAGATAAGCCGGACTTGCGTTTCGGTATGGAGTTCGTCGAGCTGATGGATGACTTGAAGGGAACCGGGTCGTTCTCTGTGTTTGATGAGGCTGCCTATATTGGTGGTATCGTTGTCCCTGGTTGTGCTGAATATAGCCGCAAGCAACTTAATGAACTGACAGACTTTGTGAAGCGTCCGCAGATTGGTGCTCAGGGACTTGTTTTTATTAAGTATAATGCTGACGGAACGGTCAAGAGTTCTATTGATAAGTTCTATACAGAGGAGCAGTTACTGAAGGTTAAGGAAACAACAGGTGCCAAGGATGGCGACCTTGTGTTGATTCTTTCTGGTGACAATATCAACAAGACACGTGTGCAGCTCTGTGCTCTGCGTCTTGAGATGGGTGACCGACTTGGTCTTCGTGACAAGAATGTGTTTAAGTGTCTGTGGATAGTAGACTTCCCATTGTTCGAGTGGAGTGATGAGGAGCAGCGTCTGATGGCGACCCATCATCCATTCACTATGCCTCACCCGGATGATATTCCATTGCTGGATGAACACCCAGAGCGGGTTCGTGCCAAGGCTTACGATTTCGTATGTAATGGTATTGAAGTTGGTGGTGGCTCCCTCCGTATTCACGATACAAAGTTACAGGAGAGGATGTTTGAGGTTCTCGGCTTCACGCCAGAGCGTGCCAAGGCTCAGTTTGGTTTCTTGATGAATGCCTTTAAGTATGGTGCGCCACCTCATGCAGGTCTTGCTTTCGGTCTTGACCGTTTTGTAAGTATTATGGCTGGACTCGATTCTATCCGTGACTGCATTGCATTCCCAAAGAATAACAGTGGTCGTGATGTCATGTTGGATGCACCTTCTGTTATCGATCAGAAGCAGTTGGATGAGTTGGAAATCAAGTTGGATTTGAAAGAATAG
- a CDS encoding YhcH/YjgK/YiaL family protein, with product MIIADLNACQRYYILHARMKELMDYILHHDFSGQETGRITLDGDDLFINLDEGELKSKEEQRLEFHRKYIDIQVPLLQEETMGWTSISDLGEPDIAYNPDTDCGFYTQEAKEYFKVKPGQFTIFFPEDAHAPIIGEGKQRKLVGKIRI from the coding sequence ATGATAATAGCAGATTTGAACGCATGCCAACGATATTACATCCTGCATGCAAGAATGAAGGAATTGATGGACTATATTCTTCATCATGATTTCAGTGGACAGGAAACAGGGCGCATCACGCTTGACGGCGATGACCTGTTCATTAATTTAGATGAGGGGGAACTGAAATCTAAAGAAGAACAGCGATTGGAGTTTCATAGGAAGTATATTGACATACAAGTACCTTTGCTGCAGGAAGAGACAATGGGCTGGACTTCAATATCCGACCTGGGAGAACCCGACATAGCTTATAACCCTGACACTGATTGTGGTTTCTATACACAAGAGGCTAAGGAATACTTTAAAGTCAAACCAGGTCAATTCACCATCTTCTTTCCCGAAGATGCACATGCACCAATCATTGGTGAGGGGAAACAGAGGAAGTTAGTAGGAAAGATTAGGATATGA